AGGTAATTGAGGTTGGGCAGCACGAAGTTGAGACGTAGCCAGTGCGCGCCGGAAGAAGCCAGCAGGTCGGGGTTCTGCAGGCGGCGCGCGATGTTGCCAGAGGAATCCAGCGGCTGGTTGGCATCCAGCCCGAACTTGGCGTAGTTGATCGCCATGCCTGATGCCTCCTGGGGGGAATCGTGCCTGCCCGCGACTGTAGGCCATCCAGCGGGATTCGTCAAGTGGAGGATGGCCGTCACTGCTCCGGCACGGCCACACGGAAGGCTTCCGCGATGCTGCGCACCGGGATCACCTCCAGCCCTTTGACCGCCAGATCGTCCTTGCGCCGGGCGCGGGGCACCAGGATGCGGCGGAAGCCCAGCTTGGCCGCCTCGTTCAGGCGGATCGGGAGCTGGCTCACCGCCCGCAACTCCCCGCTGAGGCCAATCTCGCCAACGATGGCCAGGTCAGCGGGCACCGGGCGATCCAGGTAACTGGAGGCCAGGGCGACGGCTACGGCCAGGTCTGCCGCCGGCTCATCGATCTTCAGGCCGCCGATCACGTTGACGAAGACATCCTGCTCCACCAGCTTGAAGCCCATCCGCCGCGTCAGCACAGCGGTAATCAGCAGCAGGCGGTTGTAGTCGATGCCATTGGCGGTGCGCCGGGCATAGCCGAAGGAGGTCGGGCTACATAGCGCCTGCACTTCCACCAGCAGCGGGCGCGTCCCTTCCAGCGTGACGGCGATGGCGCTGCCCGACGCGTTGACCACCCGTTCCGCCAGGAACGCCTCCGACGGGTTGGACACTTCCACCAGCCCGCTGCCACGCATCTCAAAGACGCCCACCTCACTCGTCGCGCCAAAGCGGTTCTTGACGCTGCGCAGCAGACGGTAGGTCTGGAAGGGGTCGCCCTCCAGGTAGAGCACAGTGTCGACGATGTGCTCCAGGACACGCGGCCCGGCGATCGTGCCCTCTTTGGTCACGTGCCCGACGATGAAAACGGCCATGCCGCTGCTCTTGGCCAGCTCGCGCAGGCGGTTGGCGCACTCCCGCACCTGGGTGACGCTCCCGGCGGTAGAGGCCACCTCCTCGGTGAAGGTGGTTTGAATCGAGTCCACGATCAGGATTTGCGGCTGGTAGCGGGCTACATGCTCAAAGATCGTCCCCAGGCTGGTTTCCGTGACGATGTATAGCTCCTCAGGATGCAGGTTGAGCCGTTCGGCACGCATCTTGATCTGGTGGGCCGATTCCTCGCCGGAAACGTAAAGCACCGGCCCGCTGGTATCGGCCAGCTTCGCCGCCGCCTCCAGCAGCAGCGTGCTCTTGCCGATGCCGGGATCGCCGCCGATCAGGACGATACTGCCGGGGACGATCCCACCGCCCAGCACACGGGAGAACTCGGCGATGGGCAGCGGCAGGCGCAGGCCGGCGTCGCCGCTGATCTCGCGCAACTTCTGGGGGCGGGATTGTGGTGCGCCTGCTGGACGCGGGCCGCCGCCTTTGGCGGGCGGTGCTTCCACTACCTCGACCATGGTGTTGAACTCGCCGCAGGACGGGCAGCGGCCCATGTAGCGCGGGGATTCGCGCCCGCATTCCTGGCAAACGTATTTGGTGCGCGTCTTGGCCATAAGCCCCATCTCACTGCTGGAAGCTGCTCAAGAGGTAGTATAGCACGTTTGTGCTAGCGGATGAAATGGCGTCCTGGTCGGGGCAGGCCGGGCCTGTCAGCGATCTGCAGCAGCGCAGTGGCACAGCATACGCCGCGCCACTGCCTGCTTATCCCTGGCCACCCAGCGCCCCGGCGATGAAACCGGCCACGTCCGTCTTGAGCCTGGCCAGCGATTTAAGGTCCAGGTAGAGCATGTGCCCGGCCTCATATTCCGCCGTCTGGACGTTAGCCCGCTGTTCCAGAGCCAGATTCATGTGGCTGAGGGTGTAGTAGGTTGCCGTATAGGGCGTCGCCAGGTCATAGTACCCGGCGGCCACAAAAACCTTCATGTACGGGTTGCGGGCCAGTGCGCCGCGCAACGCCTCACTGGTATCGGCATACTTGCCCTGATCCCACTGCCATTCGGCATTCACCTTGAAGCTGAGCGTCTGGTATTCCAGGTCGGTCTCGTAGCCCAGTTCGCGGCGCACGTAGTCGTTGAGCATGGCCGTATAGGGTGGCACAATCGCGGTGTAGGAGGGGTCAAACTCCGGGCGTTCGGTCACAGCCAGGGCGTCCAAACCCCTGAAGCGCGAATCCAGGCGACCAACGGTGCGCCCTTCATCCCGCAGCAGTTCCTTACAGAAGCGCATGATCTCGATGCGCAGCCGCGTGCCCTCGATGTAACGCGGTTCCAGGCCGGTGTAGCGGGCCAGCTTCCTGATCACGGCCTGGCGCTCGCTCTCGGCCAGCCGGTCGCCTCTAGCCAGGGCGATCAGGTACTCCGAGCCAGCCCAGGCTTCCACCTCATCCAGCACGGCGCGCAGGGGCTTTTCCTGCAGGTCAGCGGGCAGCTTGCGGTGGTACCAGGCAGTAGCCGTGTAGGTAGGCAAGAAGAGCGCATAGGGCAGGTCATTGCCCTGCTCAAATTCCAGCGTCTGGAAGTTGAGCGTGGTGGAGATCAGGACGATGCCGTTGAAGGCGATGCCCCGGTCAACCAGATGACCGGCCAGCCCTGCCGCGCGGGTGGTGCCATAGCTTTCCCCGGCCAGGAACAGGGGCGAGGCCCAGCGGTTGTAGCGCGTCAGGTACAGGCGAATGAATTCACCGACCGCCTGCAGATCCCCGCGCAAGCTCCAGTACTGCTGGTTTAGTTCCGGCTTGACGGCGCGGCTGAAGCCCGTACCGACCGGATCGATGAATACCAGGTCAGTCAGGTCCAGCCAGGTATGCGGGTTATCGACCAGCCGGTAAGGCGGCGCGGGCATCCAGCCTTCGTCCTGCATCAGGACACGGCGCGGCCCGACCGCGCCCAAGTGTAGCCATACCGACGACGATCCGGGGCCGCCATTGAACACAAATGTCAGCGGGCGGGCGCCAAGCGGCGCGCCCTCCGGGCGGTCAAGCGTATAGGCGACAAAGAACACGTGCGCTTCGACTTCGCCCTTTTCCTCGTTGGTCAGCGGCAGCCGCCCGGTGGTGACGGTATAGGAGAGCGTGCGCCCGTTCACAGCGACGGTATGGCGCGTCTCGACCGGCGCGGGTTCCGGCGGCGTGGGCTTTTTCTCCGGGGTGTCATCCTTTTTCTGTTCGGGCTGTTCAACTTTCGGATTTTCTTCAGTCATGTGTTGCCCCTCTGAGGGTCATCTCCCGCGGCTGTTCAGGTTAATGACGGGGCAGCCCGCGCCCGCGAACTACCCCGTCTTCTCAGTGCATCTGCTAGTGTTATGCCTGGTGGTAGAGCGCCAGCAACTTCTCCAGCCGGGCGATACTATCCGCCAGGCCGCCGGGCCGGTTGCGGGCCAGCCAGATGCGCCGGTACTCATCCAGCAGCGGTTCGAGTTCCTCGGCCAGCCGCTTGCGCTGCCGACCCGGAATGTTGGTCACCTTCTGGCCCGGCGCGGCCAGTTGCGCCTGACCCAGCTTGCAGGCATGCAGCAACAGGTTGGCGGCCAGGTCGAACTCATCCATGATCAGGTCGGCGTCCAGAGCCATGATCTGCGCGCTGTCCAGACGCAGCATGATCTCCTCGATGGCTGCCTGAGCGCGGGCCAGGTTTTCGGCCTTCAGGCCGGCCATCCAGGTTTCGCCCAGCGGCACATCAGCGTGCATCAGCAGGCCGTGCAGGGCCGAGCGGTTATCGCCCAGCACACCGGCCAGCTGGTAGACATTGCCCAGATCGTAAGCCAGCTGCCCCATCACGCCCGCCTCATCCTGGAAGGCAAAGTGATCCAGGGCGGCGGGCACATCCAGGGTGCGGTTAGCCGCCGCTGCCCAGCTCACCGCTGCGCCGTAGGCAAAGCCCAGGTAGGAGACAGGCAACGGCTGCCAGTGGCCGTAATCGCCCCAGTCGGTGTTCAGATAGCCGATCGCGCCGTGCTTGAGGCCGTTTTCCGCGGCGCTCCACAGGTTGGCGAGCGCGTTTGCCGTCCGCCCGGCAATGCTCAGCCAGCTTGACGTGCCGGGACAAACATAGAACGGGATGCCCGATGCAGCGAAGGCCGCGCCGTGCTCATCAAAAGGATGATCCGCCTCGTAGCCCCATTCGAGGGCAATCGTGTCGGCGGGCAGTTCCGGGATCAGGTCGGGGTGCTTGATGATGATGTCGCCCCAGAACTGCATGGTGCGCCCATGCCGGGTAACCAGATCGTGGATCTGGCGCAGGAAATCCAGGTACACCCGGCCAGCGCCCTTCTGGCGGGCGATCGCTTCGCTGCGCGTGCCGGGCTGGCCGACATCCCAGGTTTCGTCGCACCCGACGTTGAACTGGCGGCTGCTGAAGTGTGGCAGCAACTCCTCGTACAACTCCGCCAGCAGCGCCAGCGAACCCGGATCGGTCGGGCACAGGCTGAACGGCTCCCTGGAAACCCGCCCCCAGGGGAAGGTAAAGCCGTTCGGCGCTTCGGCCAGGTGGGCATAGGCCGGATGCTTGAGCCAGCGCAGCATGTGGCCGAAGGAGTTCTGGTTGGGCACCAGTTCAATGTACCGCTCCCGGCAGAAGGCATCCAGCTCCAGGATTTCTTCGCCGGTCATGGGGGAAGCTTCCGCCCAGACAACGGTATGGTTGCGGTAGGCGAAGGTATGCTCCGTGTAAAGCTGTAGCTGGTTGATCTTCCAGCTGGCCAGGCGGTCGATCAGGCCATAAAGGGTGTCCATGGTCGGGACTTTGTCGCGGCTGATATCCAGCATAACGCCGCGGCTGGGGAAATCCGGCCAGTCCTCGATCTGCAGGCAGGGCAGGCGGTTGTCTTCCATCTGGCGGGCGATCTGGGTGAGGGTCATGGCCGCGTAGAACGCGCCCGGCCGGTCGTGGGCGACGATTTCAATACCCTGCGGCGTGATGCTGAGGGTGTAGCCCTGCGCCCTGAGGACGGCCGTCGGGTCCAGGCGGATCGAAGCACCGATCTGCCTGCCGTCCAGACGGGCGGCGGTCAGAGTCCAGTGTGGCCCGGCTACAGCCAGGGCGGCCCGAACCGCCCGCCCAATCGGCAGCGGTACCCCGTCCGCCAACCAGATAAAGCGTCCCGGCTCCAGCTCCAACGCGCCTTCCAGGTAGTTCAGCCGCTGCGGCGCGGGCAGCAGCACCAGGCTTTGCACCATGGGCAACCCCCTGTTGTGCACAGGCGAACAGACACACCGCCAAGAGTATACCGTGTTCTGCTGTTAATGGGCGGAGGTCGGGCGCGGAAAGCAGGGAAGGATGCGCCCGCCGGAAGCTACCTGCGATCTGGCGGCCATGATCCCGTTCCATGGCAGTGTATCGAATTCGGTTGAGGTGCGAACTGGTTGTGCGCTGGGTCTCACCCCTGCTGCGCTGCGCATAGATTCCGGCCAGGGGGTAACGCCAGCCGAACGGCCTTGCGCCCGGTTTCAACCGAAAAGGATACCCCGCTTCAAGCATGGTGTGCGTACCCGCCGATCTGGCCTATAATCGAAGTCAAACTTGCCCGGCTTCATCTTTGTCCCAGGGAGTTCTCCATGAGCGATTTCCCACGCACAACCGTCGGCGGAGTCAGCCTGCCCCGCCTGATCATCGGCACCAACTGGCTGCTGGGCTATTCCCACTCCAGCCCGGCCAAAGATAAATTCATTAAAGATTTACAGACCCGCGAACGCATGACCGCTATCTTTAAAGTGTTTATGGCCCGCGGCGTGAATGCGGTCATGGCCCCGCTTTCCGAGCCGCTGGAGGAGGCCATCCGCGACGCCGAAGATGCCACCGGTGTGGAGATGATCCGCATCCTGACGCCGAGCTTCAACATCACCCCCGGCGGCAACCCGGCGGAGGACCCGGAGCCGGTACTGGACCGGGCGAAGGCGCTGGGCGCAACGATATGCATGCCGCACCAGTGCGTAACCGACGCTCTGATCGACCGGCGGACGCGCGTCATCCGCGACATCGATCACTACACCCGCCTGATTCGCGAGCGGGAGATGATCCCCGGCCTTTCCACCCACATGCCGGAAGCGATCGTCTACGCCGATATGCAGGACGCGGATGTGGAAACGTACATCCAGCTCTACAATGCGGCGGGCTTCCTGATGCAGGTCGAGGCGGACTGGGTAATGGGCATCATCAAGAACGCTCGCAAGCCGGTCATGACCATCAAGCCGCTGGCGGCAGGCAGGTTGCTGCCGGTAGTGGGCCTGGCTTTTGTATGGAGCACGCTGCGGCCCTGCGATATGGTGACCATCGGCACGACCACGCCCGAGGAAGCCCACGAGGTGATCGATATCTCACTGGCCCTGCTGGCGGGGGAAGTGCCGGAATCGGCGCTGCAGAAGACGCGCAGCAAGGCTTCGCTGACGTACTAGCAGCGCCCGCACATCCCGGAAATGGCTCATCCCACAGGCAAAACCATGCGCCGCGCCATTGCCACTGGCGCGGCTCTACTCTGGCTGGCGCTCGTCCTGGGGCTGTACTACTGGGTGCATAAACCCCTGACTCCGCCGCTGGCCGAGGCGATCGGCGGGGCAATCCTGGACGCGGCAGTAGCTGCCCTGTTCGCCCTGCTGGCAGGCGGGCTGGGGACGCGCCTGCTGGCCCGCCTGGACCTGAGCTTTCTCAGCCCGGCGGAACGACTGGCAACGACCCTGCTGATCGGGCTGGGAGCGCTCGCCCTGTTGATCCTGGCCGTCGGGGCGGTCTCGCTCAGCCCGCTGAGCATGGCAGCGTTGCTGCTGGCTGTGGCGGCGCTGACCCGGCGGGAAACGCTAACCTGGGCGGGAGACTGGCAGGGCCTTCTGCGTGGCGGTCTGCCCCGCGACCGGTGGGGACGGTTCCTGGCCTTTATTGCTCTGATTCTGCTGGCGATCGCCTTCCTGCTGGCCCTGCTCCCACCGTCGATGTGGGATGTGTTGACCTATCATCTGGCAGGGGCGGCCCAGCACGTCCTCAACAGCCGCTTCTCTGCTGTTGAGCACAACCATTTCCTTGGCTTCTCACAACTGGTCGATACGCTTTACGCCGGCCAGCTGGCGCTGACCGGGCGGCTGACCGGCGCCGCACTGCTGCACTGGATCGTCGGCGTCGGCCTGTTACTGGCAGCTGGCGGATATGCCGCCCGGCGATCCGGCCCAGCGGCGGGCTGGGCGGCAGTAGGCGTCCTCCTGGCCGGGCGGACGATCTGGCTGGAGATGACCTACGCCTACGCCGATCTGTTGCCAGTAGCGCTGGCTGTCGTGGCCGTCTCCGCAGCGGAACGGTGGGACGAGGTGCGCCGCGCCGGCGAGCTGGAAGGCGCGGAGACGCGGCGGGGGGTGGGCTATCTCCTGCTGGTGGGCGCAGCAGCGGGTCTGGCCATGAGCACCAAGTACACTGTGGTATGGCTGGGCGCGGCGCTGGGGCTGTTGGTGCTGTGGTTAGCCCGGCGGGAAGCCTGGAGAAGCGTCCTGTCTTACGGCCTGCTCTACGGGCTGGTCGCGGCGGCGATTCTGGCCCCCTGGTTGATCCGCAATGCGCTGTGGTACGGCAACCCGTTCTACCCGCTGCTCTTCGATGGTGGAGAGATGGACGCAATCCGCCGGGCATGGTACAGCCAGCCCGGTTCCGGGCTGATCTACGGCGGCGGAGCCTGGCAACTTCCGCTGCTGCCGCTGACGGCCAGCGTCCTGGGGGTAGAAGGAGCCGGGACATACAACACTGACATCGGCCCGCTGTTCGTAATGCTGACACCACTGCTCCTGCTCACCCGGCGGCAGCTCACGGCGGCGGAGCGGGCGACGGTGCGCTGCGCCCTGATCGTGGTTGGGGCGGTGACAGTAGCG
The genomic region above belongs to Anaerolineae bacterium and contains:
- a CDS encoding family 20 glycosylhydrolase, whose product is MVQSLVLLPAPQRLNYLEGALELEPGRFIWLADGVPLPIGRAVRAALAVAGPHWTLTAARLDGRQIGASIRLDPTAVLRAQGYTLSITPQGIEIVAHDRPGAFYAAMTLTQIARQMEDNRLPCLQIEDWPDFPSRGVMLDISRDKVPTMDTLYGLIDRLASWKINQLQLYTEHTFAYRNHTVVWAEASPMTGEEILELDAFCRERYIELVPNQNSFGHMLRWLKHPAYAHLAEAPNGFTFPWGRVSREPFSLCPTDPGSLALLAELYEELLPHFSSRQFNVGCDETWDVGQPGTRSEAIARQKGAGRVYLDFLRQIHDLVTRHGRTMQFWGDIIIKHPDLIPELPADTIALEWGYEADHPFDEHGAAFAASGIPFYVCPGTSSWLSIAGRTANALANLWSAAENGLKHGAIGYLNTDWGDYGHWQPLPVSYLGFAYGAAVSWAAAANRTLDVPAALDHFAFQDEAGVMGQLAYDLGNVYQLAGVLGDNRSALHGLLMHADVPLGETWMAGLKAENLARAQAAIEEIMLRLDSAQIMALDADLIMDEFDLAANLLLHACKLGQAQLAAPGQKVTNIPGRQRKRLAEELEPLLDEYRRIWLARNRPGGLADSIARLEKLLALYHQA
- a CDS encoding peptidase S10; this translates as MTEENPKVEQPEQKKDDTPEKKPTPPEPAPVETRHTVAVNGRTLSYTVTTGRLPLTNEEKGEVEAHVFFVAYTLDRPEGAPLGARPLTFVFNGGPGSSSVWLHLGAVGPRRVLMQDEGWMPAPPYRLVDNPHTWLDLTDLVFIDPVGTGFSRAVKPELNQQYWSLRGDLQAVGEFIRLYLTRYNRWASPLFLAGESYGTTRAAGLAGHLVDRGIAFNGIVLISTTLNFQTLEFEQGNDLPYALFLPTYTATAWYHRKLPADLQEKPLRAVLDEVEAWAGSEYLIALARGDRLAESERQAVIRKLARYTGLEPRYIEGTRLRIEIMRFCKELLRDEGRTVGRLDSRFRGLDALAVTERPEFDPSYTAIVPPYTAMLNDYVRRELGYETDLEYQTLSFKVNAEWQWDQGKYADTSEALRGALARNPYMKVFVAAGYYDLATPYTATYYTLSHMNLALEQRANVQTAEYEAGHMLYLDLKSLARLKTDVAGFIAGALGGQG
- the radA gene encoding DNA repair protein RadA; this translates as MAKTRTKYVCQECGRESPRYMGRCPSCGEFNTMVEVVEAPPAKGGGPRPAGAPQSRPQKLREISGDAGLRLPLPIAEFSRVLGGGIVPGSIVLIGGDPGIGKSTLLLEAAAKLADTSGPVLYVSGEESAHQIKMRAERLNLHPEELYIVTETSLGTIFEHVARYQPQILIVDSIQTTFTEEVASTAGSVTQVRECANRLRELAKSSGMAVFIVGHVTKEGTIAGPRVLEHIVDTVLYLEGDPFQTYRLLRSVKNRFGATSEVGVFEMRGSGLVEVSNPSEAFLAERVVNASGSAIAVTLEGTRPLLVEVQALCSPTSFGYARRTANGIDYNRLLLITAVLTRRMGFKLVEQDVFVNVIGGLKIDEPAADLAVAVALASSYLDRPVPADLAIVGEIGLSGELRAVSQLPIRLNEAAKLGFRRILVPRARRKDDLAVKGLEVIPVRSIAEAFRVAVPEQ